Proteins found in one Streptomyces sp. CB09001 genomic segment:
- the smc gene encoding chromosome segregation protein SMC — protein MHLKALTLRGFKSFASATTLRFEPGITCVVGPNGSGKSNVVDALSWVMGEQGAKSLRGGKMEDVIFAGTTGRPPLGRAEVSLTIDNSDGALPIEYAEVTITRIMFRNGGSEYQINGDTCRLLDIQELLSDSGIGREMHVIVGQGQLDSVLHADPMGRRAFIEEAAGVLKHRKRKEKALRKLDAMQANLARVQDLTDELRRQLKPLGRQAAVARRAAVIQADLRDARLRLLADDLVRMREALQAEIADEAALKERKESAEQELGRALRREADLEDEVRRLTPRLQRAQQTWYELSQLAERVRGTISLADARVKSATSAPPEERLGRDPEELEREAARVREQEAELAAALEAAEHALEDTAAHRADLERELAMEERRLKDVARAIADRRENLARLGGQVGAARSRAAAAQAEIERLAHARDESGERAAAAQEEYESLQAEVDGLDAGDQELAERHDAARRALTGAEAALSAAREAATAAERERAATQARHEALALGLRRKDGTGALLAAKDRLTGLLGPAAGLLTVTPGHEAALATAFGAAADALAVTSPAAAADAIRLLRKQDAGRAALLLAGGPDDVPHEPRGDGPPHAADLVHGPADLMPAVRRLLRGIVVVATLEDAEDLVYARPGLTAVTAEGDLLGAHFAQGGSAGAPSLLEVQASVDQAAAELAELGVRCEELAGAQDATAARRRECAALVEELGERRRAADREKSSVAQQLGRLAGQARGAAGEAERSAAAAARAQEALDKALMEVEELAERLAVAEEMPTEEEPDTGARDRLAADGANARQTEMEARLQVRTHEERVKGLAGRADSLDRAARAEREARARAEQRRARLRHEAAVAEAVAAGARQLLAHVEVSLTRADEERTLAEAAKARREQELTAARTAGRDLKAELDKLTDSVHRGEVLGAEKRLRIEQLETKALEELGVEPAGLAAEYGPHQEVPPSPPAEGEELPADPEHPRNRPRPFVRAEQEKRLKAAERAYQQLGKVNPLALEEFAALEERHQFLSEQLEDLKKTRADLLQVVKEVDERVEQVFTEAFRDTAREFEGVFSRLFPGGEGRLILTDPDNMLTTGVDVEARPPGKKVKRLSLLSGGERSLTAVAMLVSIFKARPSPFYVMDEVEAALDDTNLQRLIRIMQELQEASQLIVITHQKRTMEVADALYGVSMQGDGVSKVISQRLRQS, from the coding sequence GTGCACCTGAAGGCCCTGACCCTCCGCGGGTTCAAGTCGTTCGCCTCGGCGACCACGCTCCGGTTCGAGCCCGGCATCACCTGTGTCGTCGGCCCGAACGGCTCGGGCAAGTCCAACGTCGTCGACGCGCTCAGCTGGGTCATGGGCGAACAGGGCGCCAAGTCGCTGCGCGGCGGCAAGATGGAGGACGTCATCTTCGCCGGCACCACCGGCCGCCCGCCGCTCGGCCGGGCCGAGGTGTCGCTGACCATCGACAACTCCGACGGGGCCCTGCCCATCGAGTACGCCGAGGTCACCATCACGCGGATCATGTTCCGCAACGGCGGCAGCGAGTACCAGATCAACGGCGACACCTGCCGCCTCCTCGACATCCAGGAACTCCTCTCCGACTCCGGCATTGGCCGCGAGATGCACGTCATCGTCGGCCAGGGCCAGCTCGACTCCGTCCTGCACGCCGACCCGATGGGACGCCGGGCCTTCATCGAGGAGGCCGCCGGCGTCCTCAAGCACCGCAAGCGCAAGGAGAAGGCGCTCAGGAAGCTGGACGCGATGCAGGCCAACCTCGCGCGCGTGCAGGACCTCACCGACGAGCTGCGGCGCCAGCTCAAACCCCTCGGCCGCCAGGCAGCCGTCGCCCGCCGGGCCGCCGTCATCCAGGCCGACCTCCGGGACGCCCGGCTCCGGCTCCTCGCCGACGACCTCGTACGGATGCGCGAGGCACTCCAGGCCGAGATCGCCGACGAGGCCGCCCTCAAGGAACGCAAGGAGAGCGCCGAACAGGAGCTGGGCAGGGCGCTGCGCCGCGAGGCGGACCTGGAGGACGAGGTGCGCCGGCTCACCCCGCGCCTCCAGCGCGCCCAGCAGACCTGGTACGAGCTGTCCCAGCTCGCCGAACGGGTGCGCGGCACGATCTCGCTGGCCGACGCGCGCGTGAAGAGCGCCACCTCCGCACCGCCCGAGGAGCGCCTCGGCCGCGACCCGGAGGAACTGGAGCGCGAGGCCGCCCGCGTCCGCGAGCAGGAGGCCGAACTGGCAGCGGCCCTGGAGGCGGCCGAACACGCCCTGGAGGACACGGCCGCCCACCGCGCCGACCTCGAACGCGAACTGGCCATGGAGGAACGCCGCCTCAAGGACGTCGCCCGCGCCATCGCCGACCGCCGCGAGAACCTCGCCCGGCTCGGCGGCCAGGTCGGCGCCGCCCGGTCCCGCGCCGCCGCCGCCCAGGCCGAGATCGAGCGGCTGGCCCATGCACGGGACGAGTCCGGGGAACGCGCGGCCGCGGCGCAGGAGGAGTACGAGTCACTCCAGGCCGAGGTCGACGGGCTCGACGCCGGCGACCAGGAACTCGCCGAGCGGCACGACGCCGCCAGGCGGGCACTGACCGGGGCGGAGGCCGCGCTGAGCGCCGCGCGTGAGGCGGCCACCGCGGCGGAACGCGAGCGCGCCGCCACGCAGGCCCGGCACGAGGCACTCGCCCTCGGCCTGCGCCGCAAGGACGGCACCGGAGCGCTGCTCGCCGCCAAGGACCGCCTCACCGGGCTGCTCGGCCCCGCCGCCGGACTCCTCACCGTGACGCCGGGCCACGAGGCCGCCCTGGCCACCGCCTTCGGCGCCGCCGCCGACGCCCTCGCCGTGACCTCCCCGGCGGCCGCCGCCGACGCCATCCGCCTGCTGCGCAAGCAGGACGCGGGCCGGGCGGCCCTGCTGCTCGCCGGCGGCCCCGACGACGTACCCCACGAGCCGCGCGGCGACGGACCGCCGCACGCCGCCGACCTGGTGCACGGACCCGCCGACCTGATGCCCGCCGTACGGCGGCTGCTGCGCGGGATCGTCGTCGTCGCCACCCTGGAGGACGCCGAGGACCTCGTCTACGCCCGCCCCGGGCTGACCGCCGTCACCGCCGAGGGGGACCTGCTGGGCGCCCACTTCGCCCAGGGCGGTTCCGCCGGAGCGCCCAGCCTCCTGGAGGTGCAGGCGTCCGTGGACCAGGCCGCCGCCGAGCTGGCGGAGCTGGGCGTGCGCTGCGAGGAGCTGGCCGGGGCGCAGGACGCGACCGCCGCACGGCGCCGGGAGTGCGCCGCGCTCGTCGAGGAGCTGGGGGAGCGGCGCCGGGCCGCCGACCGGGAGAAGTCGTCCGTCGCCCAGCAGCTGGGCCGGCTCGCGGGCCAGGCGCGCGGTGCCGCCGGGGAGGCGGAACGGTCCGCCGCCGCTGCCGCCCGGGCACAGGAGGCGCTGGACAAGGCGCTCATGGAGGTCGAGGAACTGGCCGAGCGGCTCGCCGTCGCCGAGGAAATGCCGACGGAGGAGGAGCCCGACACCGGAGCCCGCGACCGGCTCGCCGCCGACGGTGCCAACGCCCGCCAGACCGAGATGGAGGCCCGCCTCCAGGTCCGTACGCACGAGGAGCGGGTCAAGGGACTGGCCGGACGGGCCGACTCCCTGGACCGGGCCGCCCGCGCCGAACGCGAGGCACGCGCGCGTGCCGAGCAGCGGCGGGCCAGGCTGCGGCACGAGGCGGCCGTCGCCGAGGCGGTCGCCGCCGGCGCCCGGCAGTTGCTCGCCCACGTCGAGGTCTCGCTGACCCGCGCCGACGAGGAGCGCACCCTCGCCGAGGCGGCCAAGGCCCGGCGCGAGCAGGAACTGACCGCCGCGCGCACCGCCGGGCGCGACCTCAAGGCGGAGCTGGACAAGTTGACGGATTCAGTTCACCGGGGCGAGGTACTCGGCGCCGAGAAACGGCTGCGCATCGAGCAGCTGGAGACCAAGGCGCTGGAGGAACTCGGTGTGGAACCGGCGGGGCTCGCGGCCGAGTACGGCCCCCATCAAGAGGTGCCGCCCTCGCCCCCCGCCGAGGGCGAGGAGCTCCCCGCCGACCCGGAGCACCCGCGCAACCGCCCCCGCCCCTTCGTCCGCGCCGAGCAGGAGAAGCGGCTGAAGGCCGCCGAGCGCGCCTACCAGCAGCTCGGGAAGGTCAACCCGCTGGCGCTGGAGGAGTTCGCGGCGCTGGAGGAACGGCACCAGTTCCTCAGCGAGCAGCTGGAGGACCTGAAGAAGACCCGCGCCGACCTGCTCCAGGTCGTCAAGGAGGTCGACGAGCGCGTCGAGCAGGTCTTCACCGAGGCCTTCCGGGACACCGCCCGGGAGTTCGAGGGCGTCTTCAGCCGGCTGTTCCCGGGCGGTGAGGGGCGGCTGATCCTGACCGACCCCGACAACATGCTCACCACCGGCGTGGACGTCGAGGCCCGGCCCCCGGGCAAGAAGGTCAAGCGGCTGTCGCTGCTCTCCGGCGGGGAGCGCTCGCTGACCGCGGTGGCGATGCTGGTGTCGATCTTCAAGGCCCGGCCGAGCCCGTTCTACGTGATGGACGAGGTCGAGGCCGCGCTCGACGACACCAACCTGCAGCGGCTGATCCGGATCATGCAGGAGCTGCAGGAGGCCTCGCAGCTGATCGTCATCACGCACCAGAAGCGCACGATGGAGGTCGCCGACGCGCTCTACGGCGTGTCCATGCAGGGTGACGGTGTGTCGAAGGTCATCAGTCAGCGACTGCGTCAGTCCTGA
- a CDS encoding sugar porter family MFS transporter — protein sequence MASTSQASSTGAGTAHPDHLGHVIFIAAAAAMGGFLFGYDSSVINGAVEAIRDRYDVGSAVLAQVIAVALIGCAIGAATAGRIADRIGRIRCMQIAAVLFTVSAVGSALPFALWDLAMWRVIGGFAIGMASVIGPAYIAEVSPPAYRGRLGSFQQAAIVIGIAVSQLVNWGLLNAAGGDQRGELMGLEAWQVMLGVMVIPAVLYGLLSFAIPESPRFLISVGKRERAKKILEEVEGKDVDFDARVTEIEHAMHSEEKSSFKDLLGGSFFFRPIVWIGIGLSVFQQFVGINVAFYYSSTLWQSVGVNPADSFFYSFTTSIINIIGTVIAMIFVDRVGRKPLALIGSVGMVIGLALEAWAFSFDLVDGKLPATQGWVALIAAHVFVLFFALSWGVVVWVFLGEMFPNRIRAAALGVAASAQWIANWAITASFPSLADWNLSGTYVIYTIFAALSIPFVLKFVKETKGKALEEMG from the coding sequence GTGGCCAGCACATCGCAGGCGTCCAGTACAGGAGCCGGGACGGCTCATCCCGATCATCTCGGGCACGTCATCTTCATCGCGGCGGCGGCCGCGATGGGCGGTTTCCTGTTCGGCTACGACAGTTCCGTGATCAACGGCGCGGTCGAGGCCATCCGGGACCGCTACGACGTCGGCTCCGCGGTGCTGGCCCAGGTCATCGCCGTCGCTCTGATCGGCTGCGCCATCGGCGCCGCGACCGCGGGCCGTATCGCCGACCGCATCGGCCGCATCCGCTGCATGCAGATCGCGGCGGTCCTCTTCACCGTCAGCGCCGTCGGCTCGGCACTGCCCTTCGCGCTGTGGGACCTCGCCATGTGGCGCGTCATCGGCGGCTTCGCCATCGGCATGGCCTCGGTGATCGGCCCCGCCTACATCGCCGAGGTCTCCCCGCCCGCCTATCGCGGCCGGCTGGGCTCCTTCCAGCAGGCCGCGATCGTCATCGGCATCGCCGTCTCGCAGCTGGTCAACTGGGGACTGCTGAACGCCGCCGGCGGGGACCAGCGCGGCGAGCTGATGGGCCTGGAGGCCTGGCAGGTCATGCTCGGCGTCATGGTGATCCCGGCCGTTCTGTACGGCCTGCTGTCCTTCGCCATCCCCGAGTCGCCCCGCTTCCTGATCTCGGTCGGCAAGCGCGAGCGCGCCAAGAAGATCCTCGAAGAGGTCGAGGGCAAGGACGTGGACTTCGACGCCCGCGTCACCGAGATCGAGCACGCCATGCACAGCGAGGAGAAGTCCTCCTTCAAGGACCTCCTCGGCGGCAGCTTCTTCTTCAGGCCGATCGTCTGGATCGGTATCGGGCTGTCCGTCTTCCAGCAGTTCGTCGGCATCAACGTCGCGTTCTACTACTCCTCGACGCTGTGGCAGTCGGTCGGCGTCAACCCGGCGGACTCGTTCTTCTACTCGTTCACGACGTCGATCATCAACATCATCGGCACCGTGATCGCGATGATCTTCGTGGACCGCGTCGGCCGCAAGCCGCTCGCCCTGATCGGCTCCGTCGGCATGGTGATCGGGCTGGCGCTGGAGGCCTGGGCGTTCTCCTTCGACCTGGTCGACGGCAAGCTCCCGGCCACCCAGGGCTGGGTCGCCCTGATCGCCGCCCACGTCTTCGTGCTCTTCTTCGCCCTGTCGTGGGGTGTGGTCGTCTGGGTCTTCCTCGGTGAGATGTTCCCCAACCGGATCCGTGCCGCGGCCCTCGGCGTGGCCGCCTCCGCGCAGTGGATCGCGAACTGGGCCATCACCGCGAGCTTCCCGTCGCTGGCCGACTGGAACCTCTCCGGCACCTACGTGATCTACACGATCTTCGCAGCCCTCTCCATCCCCTTCGTGCTGAAGTTCGTGAAGGAGACGAAGGGCAAGGCGTTGGAGGAGATGGGCTGA
- a CDS encoding cytosine permease, whose amino-acid sequence MSKTAENEGALETRGIEQVPDHERTARTRELFPTWVGANISVLLLTMGASLVVAYRLNFWQALVVAAAAPVVSYGLVGLIGIAGKRGGAPGMALSRAVFGQRGNLLPGSLIWVARWGWETINAVTGAYALLTVLDIVFGIRANSVLDVVTLLAFVVATFAISGLGINAVQKCNKYAAYLFGAFSVLVLGYLVVDTDWSAVFDRSAGSVAAMITGVGLIAAGGVSWIPSAPDFTRYLPRTASSKGIVGVTVGGAGIVVLPMVLMGAVMAVSTPDLASAADPVSFLGEILPTWIAVPYLLIALIGMLLINSMSMYSAGFTAQTLGFKVPRHWAVSVNAVISLVFGGVLMLVATSFMGSFIAFLSLLAVAFSAWVGVFGADMLRGREYDGEALADTGRTSAYWYRGGFSPAAVAAWAVGLAAGLMFTTSDWFTGPFATDNFVGEYGLGWVATVVISALLYAVLPKPALIVPGARAERAEQPEAVTV is encoded by the coding sequence ATGAGCAAGACCGCCGAGAACGAAGGCGCCCTGGAAACCCGTGGCATCGAGCAGGTGCCCGACCACGAGCGCACCGCCCGGACCCGCGAGCTGTTCCCGACCTGGGTCGGCGCCAACATCAGCGTGCTGCTGCTCACGATGGGCGCGAGCCTCGTCGTGGCGTACCGGCTCAACTTCTGGCAGGCCCTGGTCGTCGCGGCCGCGGCGCCCGTCGTGTCGTACGGCCTGGTCGGGCTGATCGGCATCGCCGGCAAGCGGGGCGGCGCCCCCGGGATGGCGCTGTCCCGTGCCGTGTTCGGGCAGCGGGGCAATCTGCTGCCGGGTTCGCTGATCTGGGTGGCCCGCTGGGGCTGGGAGACGATCAACGCGGTGACCGGTGCCTATGCGCTGCTCACCGTGCTGGACATCGTCTTCGGCATCCGCGCCAACAGCGTGCTGGACGTGGTGACGCTGCTCGCCTTCGTGGTGGCGACGTTCGCGATCTCGGGGCTGGGCATCAACGCCGTGCAGAAGTGCAACAAGTACGCGGCGTATCTCTTCGGCGCCTTCTCGGTACTGGTGCTGGGCTACCTGGTGGTCGACACCGACTGGTCCGCGGTGTTCGACCGGTCCGCCGGTTCGGTGGCCGCGATGATCACGGGTGTCGGTCTGATCGCGGCGGGCGGCGTCAGCTGGATCCCGTCGGCGCCGGACTTCACCCGGTACCTGCCGCGCACGGCCTCCTCGAAGGGAATCGTGGGGGTCACGGTCGGCGGTGCGGGCATCGTCGTCCTGCCGATGGTGCTGATGGGCGCGGTCATGGCGGTCTCCACGCCGGATCTGGCCTCGGCCGCCGACCCGGTCTCCTTCCTGGGCGAGATCCTGCCGACCTGGATCGCGGTGCCGTACCTGCTGATCGCGCTGATCGGCATGCTGCTGATCAACTCGATGTCGATGTACTCGGCCGGGTTCACCGCGCAGACCCTGGGCTTCAAGGTCCCGCGGCACTGGGCGGTCTCGGTCAACGCCGTGATCTCGCTGGTCTTCGGCGGTGTGCTGATGCTGGTGGCGACCAGCTTCATGGGGTCCTTCATCGCGTTCCTGTCGCTGCTCGCGGTCGCCTTCTCCGCCTGGGTCGGCGTGTTCGGCGCGGACATGCTGCGCGGCCGGGAGTACGACGGTGAGGCCCTGGCCGACACCGGCCGCACCAGCGCCTACTGGTACCGCGGCGGCTTCTCCCCCGCAGCCGTCGCCGCCTGGGCGGTGGGCCTGGCCGCCGGTCTGATGTTCACCACGTCCGACTGGTTCACCGGCCCCTTCGCCACGGACAACTTCGTCGGCGAGTACGGGCTGGGCTGGGTGGCCACGGTCGTGATCTCCGCCCTGCTGTACGCGGTGCTGCCGAAACCGGCGCTGATCGTCCCGGGAGCGCGCGCGGAGCGGGCGGAGCAGCCCGAGGCCGTGACCGTCTGA
- the ftsY gene encoding signal recognition particle-docking protein FtsY has product MEIVILAVVIAVVVIGALGGLVVGSRRKKQLPEPPPTTPDITAPPAEPHVGDEAETPRDETRRTIEEVDLPDGGTATVEEPPVVEELEIPQIEVPEPTAGRLVRLRARLSRSQNALGKGLLTLLSREHLDDDTWEEIEDTLLTADVGVQPTQELVERLRERVKVLGTRTPEELRTLLREELITLVGPDMDREVKTEPATSKPGIVMVVGVNGTGKTTTTGKLARVLVADGRSVVLGAADTFRAAAADQLQTWGERVGAHTVRGPEGGDPASVAFDAVKEGKEMGSDVVLIDTAGRLHTKTGLMDELGKVKRVVEKHAPLDEVLLVLDATTGQNGLIQARVFAEVVNITGIVLTKLDGTAKGGIVVAVQRELGVPVKLIGLGEGADDLAPFEPAAFVDALIGE; this is encoded by the coding sequence ATGGAAATCGTCATCCTTGCTGTAGTCATCGCCGTGGTCGTGATCGGCGCGCTCGGCGGGCTGGTCGTCGGCAGCCGCCGCAAGAAGCAGCTGCCCGAGCCGCCCCCCACCACGCCCGACATCACCGCCCCTCCGGCCGAGCCGCACGTCGGCGACGAGGCCGAGACGCCGCGCGACGAAACGCGCCGGACGATAGAGGAGGTCGACCTCCCGGACGGCGGCACCGCCACCGTCGAGGAGCCGCCCGTCGTCGAAGAGCTCGAGATCCCGCAGATCGAGGTTCCCGAGCCCACCGCCGGCCGACTGGTCCGGCTCCGTGCCCGCCTCTCCCGCTCGCAGAACGCCCTCGGCAAGGGCCTGCTGACCCTGCTGTCCCGGGAGCACCTCGACGACGACACCTGGGAGGAGATCGAGGACACGCTCCTCACCGCCGACGTCGGCGTGCAGCCCACGCAGGAACTGGTCGAGCGCCTCCGCGAACGGGTGAAGGTCCTCGGCACCCGCACGCCCGAGGAGCTGCGCACCCTGCTGCGCGAGGAGCTGATCACCCTGGTCGGCCCCGACATGGACCGCGAGGTCAAGACCGAGCCCGCCACGAGCAAGCCCGGCATCGTGATGGTCGTCGGTGTGAACGGCACCGGCAAGACCACCACCACCGGCAAGCTCGCCCGCGTCCTGGTGGCCGACGGCCGCAGTGTGGTCCTCGGCGCCGCCGACACCTTCCGCGCCGCCGCCGCGGACCAGCTCCAGACCTGGGGCGAGCGGGTCGGCGCCCACACCGTGCGCGGGCCCGAGGGCGGCGACCCGGCCTCCGTCGCCTTCGACGCGGTCAAGGAGGGCAAGGAGATGGGCTCGGACGTCGTGCTCATCGACACCGCCGGCCGCCTGCACACCAAGACCGGCCTCATGGACGAGCTGGGCAAGGTCAAGCGCGTCGTGGAGAAGCACGCGCCGCTGGACGAGGTGCTGCTCGTGCTCGACGCCACCACCGGGCAGAACGGTCTGATCCAGGCCCGGGTCTTCGCCGAGGTCGTGAACATCACCGGCATCGTGCTGACCAAGCTGGACGGCACGGCCAAGGGCGGCATCGTGGTCGCCGTCCAGCGCGAGCTGGGCGTGCCGGTCAAGCTGATCGGACTCGGAGAGGGCGCGGACGACCTGGCGCCGTTCGAGCCCGCGGCCTTCGTGGACGCCCTCATCGGCGAGTGA
- a CDS encoding bifunctional DNA primase/polymerase yields the protein MGFTIGIGSSRGMREIRSGARRRGRASERTVVAEFTGLWGWDVVPGARTAQGACSCGLPDCPAPGAHPLDFAPRVPAGATLDEAGEAWARFPGAAVMLAVGRTFDVIEVAEPAGLRALARLERMGVPLGPVAATPQGRAQFFVAPGAAAELPRLLYRMGWDDPSALDLRGLGPGTYVTAPPSDRGGRGPVRWLRPPALDSATKPPAARLLLGTLAYVAHRSRA from the coding sequence ATGGGCTTCACGATCGGCATCGGCAGCAGTCGGGGCATGCGCGAGATCCGGTCCGGCGCGCGCCGCCGCGGCCGCGCCTCGGAGCGCACCGTCGTGGCCGAGTTCACGGGGCTGTGGGGCTGGGACGTGGTGCCGGGTGCCCGGACCGCCCAGGGCGCCTGCTCGTGCGGTCTGCCCGACTGCCCGGCGCCTGGCGCGCACCCCCTGGACTTCGCGCCCCGGGTGCCCGCCGGGGCGACCCTGGACGAGGCGGGCGAGGCGTGGGCCCGGTTCCCCGGCGCCGCGGTGATGCTGGCGGTCGGGCGGACCTTCGACGTGATCGAGGTGGCCGAGCCCGCCGGACTGCGGGCGCTGGCCCGGCTGGAGCGCATGGGCGTCCCGCTCGGGCCGGTCGCGGCGACCCCGCAGGGCCGCGCCCAGTTCTTCGTCGCTCCGGGCGCCGCGGCCGAGCTGCCCCGGCTGCTGTACCGGATGGGCTGGGACGACCCGTCCGCCCTCGACCTGCGCGGCCTCGGCCCCGGTACGTACGTCACGGCACCGCCCTCCGACCGCGGTGGCCGGGGCCCGGTGCGCTGGCTGCGTCCTCCGGCCCTCGACTCGGCGACGAAGCCCCCGGCGGCACGGCTGCTCCTGGGCACGCTGGCCTACGTGGCCCACCGGTCGCGGGCGTAG
- a CDS encoding ammonium transporter yields the protein MAPAITLAAETELSAANTGFMLICSALVMLMTPALAFFYGGMVRVKSTLNMLMMSFISLGIVTVLWVLYGFSMAFGTDSGGVVGWNSDWVGLSNIGLTELWDGYTIPVFVFLVFQMMFAVITPALISGALADRVKFTAWALFIALWATIVYFPVAHWVWGAGGWAFELGVIDFAGGTAVHINAGAAALGVILVIGKRVGFRKDPMRPHSLPLVMLGAGLLWFGWFGFNAGSWLGNDDGVGALMFVNTQVATGAAVLGWLAYEKIRHGAFTTLGAASGAVSGLVAITPAGGAVSPLGAIAVGLIAGVVCAMAVGLKYKFGYDDSLDVVGVHLVGGILGSLLIGFFASGKGQSDVEGLFYGGGLDQFWKQCAGVFGVLAYSLVVSAVLAFLLDKTIGMRVSEDVEVAGIDQAEHAETAYDFSGAGGGAVRTTATPAASAAASAPSKKVDA from the coding sequence ATGGCTCCAGCCATCACGCTCGCCGCAGAGACGGAGCTCTCTGCCGCCAACACAGGCTTCATGCTCATCTGCTCCGCCCTGGTGATGCTCATGACGCCGGCCCTGGCCTTCTTCTACGGAGGCATGGTCCGCGTCAAGAGCACCCTGAACATGCTGATGATGAGCTTCATCAGCCTCGGCATCGTCACCGTCCTGTGGGTGCTGTACGGCTTCTCCATGGCGTTCGGCACCGACTCCGGCGGCGTCGTCGGCTGGAACTCCGACTGGGTCGGACTCAGCAACATCGGCCTGACCGAGCTGTGGGACGGCTACACCATCCCCGTCTTCGTGTTCCTGGTCTTCCAGATGATGTTCGCCGTCATCACCCCCGCCCTGATCAGCGGTGCCCTCGCGGACCGGGTGAAGTTCACGGCCTGGGCACTCTTCATCGCCCTGTGGGCCACGATCGTCTACTTCCCCGTCGCCCACTGGGTGTGGGGCGCGGGCGGCTGGGCCTTCGAACTGGGCGTGATCGACTTCGCCGGCGGTACGGCCGTGCACATCAACGCCGGTGCCGCCGCGCTCGGCGTGATCCTCGTCATCGGCAAGCGGGTCGGCTTCAGGAAGGACCCGATGCGCCCGCACAGCCTCCCGCTGGTCATGCTCGGCGCCGGGCTGCTCTGGTTCGGCTGGTTCGGCTTCAACGCCGGGTCGTGGCTCGGCAACGACGACGGCGTCGGCGCGCTGATGTTCGTCAACACCCAGGTCGCCACCGGCGCCGCCGTCCTCGGCTGGCTCGCCTACGAGAAGATCCGGCACGGCGCCTTCACCACCCTGGGCGCGGCCTCCGGCGCCGTCTCCGGCCTGGTCGCCATCACCCCGGCCGGCGGCGCCGTCTCCCCGCTGGGCGCGATCGCCGTCGGACTGATCGCCGGTGTCGTGTGCGCCATGGCCGTCGGCCTGAAGTACAAGTTCGGCTACGACGACTCCCTCGACGTGGTCGGCGTCCACCTCGTCGGTGGCATCCTCGGTTCGCTGCTCATCGGCTTCTTCGCCAGCGGCAAGGGCCAGTCCGACGTCGAGGGCCTCTTCTACGGCGGCGGCCTCGACCAGTTCTGGAAGCAGTGCGCGGGCGTCTTCGGCGTCCTCGCCTACTCCCTGGTCGTCTCCGCGGTCCTCGCCTTCCTGCTGGACAAGACGATCGGCATGCGGGTATCGGAGGACGTCGAGGTGGCCGGCATCGACCAGGCCGAGCACGCCGAGACCGCATACGACTTCAGCGGCGCCGGCGGCGGTGCCGTCCGCACGACCGCCACGCCGGCCGCCTCCGCGGCGGCGTCGGCCCCGAGCAAGAAGGTGGACGCATGA
- a CDS encoding P-II family nitrogen regulator: protein MKLITAVVKPHRLDEIKEALQAFGVHGLTVTEASGYGRQRGHTEVYRGAEYTVDLVPKIRIEVLVEDDDAEQLIDVVVKAARTGKIGDGKVWAVPVDTAVRVRTGERGPDAL, encoded by the coding sequence ATGAAGCTCATCACCGCCGTCGTCAAGCCGCACCGGCTCGACGAGATCAAGGAGGCCCTCCAGGCCTTCGGGGTCCACGGCCTGACCGTCACCGAGGCCAGCGGCTACGGCCGCCAGCGCGGACACACCGAGGTCTACCGGGGTGCCGAGTACACGGTCGACCTGGTGCCCAAGATCCGCATCGAGGTCCTCGTCGAGGACGACGACGCCGAGCAGCTGATCGACGTCGTCGTCAAGGCGGCCCGTACCGGCAAGATCGGTGACGGCAAGGTCTGGGCGGTCCCGGTCGACACGGCCGTACGGGTCAGGACCGGCGAGCGCGGCCCCGACGCGCTCTGA